The Persephonella sp. IF05-L8 genome contains a region encoding:
- a CDS encoding ankyrin repeat domain-containing protein, which yields MRKFISLLILIVLSAIFFIGCKRIDNSNPNDMLLTAAQLGDIDRVRLAIAKGANLNYQDENGGTALHWAVFYGYKDIVQLLLMHGADPLIKDKDGITPIDVARINNKKEMLKLLEKYVKKKKE from the coding sequence ATGAGAAAGTTTATATCTCTACTGATACTGATTGTTTTAAGTGCAATCTTTTTTATAGGCTGCAAAAGGATAGACAACTCAAACCCCAATGATATGCTTTTAACAGCAGCCCAGCTTGGAGATATTGACAGAGTAAGACTGGCAATTGCAAAAGGTGCCAATCTTAATTATCAGGATGAAAATGGAGGAACAGCATTACACTGGGCAGTATTTTACGGATATAAAGATATAGTCCAGCTATTACTAATGCATGGAGCAGACCCTTTAATCAAAGATAAAGACGGGATAACTCCTATAGATGTTGCCAGAATAAATAATAAAAAGGAAATGCTAAAATTACTGGAAAAGTATGTAAAGAAGAAAAAAGAATAA
- a CDS encoding bifunctional 3'-5' exonuclease/DNA polymerase: MKYSYIFSLDEAVESLKAFEKDKYLFLDTEVAVKSFKDIDFFSDKVRLIQLGNHNDIFLYDMFLIPEFAEYLKPLIEQKGIIGHNLKFDIKFLKTNFDIFPQIVFDTMIASQLLSEHEGEKHSLQAVSYRLTENHLDKSQQASAWGLRDLSQEQLDYAAKDVDILREIFPILRDRLNSIETPHKASGEIHKTFSLDNAVAVVEMAFVPQLAQIELTGMPVDENELKKMLQQVSQDYQRKYIFFYRKYGVDPFSPQKVTAWLTNKVGLKLPRTQKGSLSSQDSALRQYIDRPEVKELLEIRSEKKTLDKLKELNSHLRNGRIYSEFKQIGAPTGRMASSRPNLQNITRELRKLFKAHKGRKLIVADYSQIELRIAAEYVNDETMIKAFSEGKDLHRFTASLILGKEYEEITKEERQMAKAINFGLIYGISPKSLMEYAKNNYGIDITLREAQKFHERFFEVYSGFKKWHEKVKEELSKKHTIVVYSLLGRRMVVNRFTEAVNFPIQATGSDMLKMAVVFFGKLKDGLDAHIVNLVHDEIVVDVKEEDAQKAKDVLSESMLRSGKILLKKVPVEFEAEVVESWAEK, translated from the coding sequence ATGAAATATAGCTACATATTTTCCTTGGATGAGGCAGTAGAAAGCTTAAAAGCTTTTGAGAAAGATAAATATCTATTTCTGGACACAGAAGTTGCTGTAAAATCCTTTAAGGATATTGATTTTTTCTCAGATAAGGTTCGTCTTATTCAGCTGGGAAACCATAATGATATCTTCCTTTATGATATGTTTCTTATTCCTGAATTTGCTGAATATTTAAAACCATTAATAGAGCAAAAAGGCATTATAGGACACAACCTTAAATTTGATATAAAGTTTCTTAAAACAAACTTTGATATTTTTCCACAGATAGTTTTTGATACAATGATTGCTTCCCAGCTTCTTTCTGAGCATGAAGGGGAAAAGCATTCATTACAGGCTGTAAGCTACCGTCTTACAGAAAATCATTTAGACAAAAGCCAGCAGGCTTCAGCATGGGGATTAAGGGATTTATCTCAGGAGCAGCTTGATTATGCAGCAAAGGATGTTGATATTCTCCGTGAGATTTTTCCTATACTCAGGGATAGGCTTAACAGTATAGAAACTCCCCATAAAGCCTCAGGAGAAATACACAAAACATTTTCCCTTGATAATGCAGTTGCAGTTGTTGAGATGGCTTTTGTGCCTCAGCTTGCCCAGATAGAGCTTACAGGTATGCCTGTTGATGAAAATGAGCTGAAAAAAATGCTCCAGCAGGTATCTCAGGATTACCAGAGAAAGTATATTTTCTTTTATAGAAAGTATGGTGTTGACCCTTTTTCACCTCAAAAGGTAACAGCATGGCTAACAAACAAAGTAGGCCTCAAACTGCCAAGAACACAGAAAGGTTCTCTATCCTCGCAGGATAGTGCATTAAGACAGTATATTGACAGACCTGAGGTAAAAGAACTTCTGGAGATACGTTCCGAGAAAAAAACCCTTGATAAATTAAAAGAGCTTAATTCCCATCTTAGAAATGGCAGAATTTACAGCGAGTTTAAGCAGATTGGGGCACCTACAGGAAGAATGGCTTCTTCCCGTCCAAATCTCCAGAATATAACAAGAGAGCTTAGAAAATTATTTAAAGCACATAAGGGTAGAAAACTTATAGTTGCAGATTACTCACAAATAGAACTGAGAATAGCCGCCGAGTATGTTAATGATGAAACAATGATAAAGGCTTTTTCAGAGGGTAAAGACCTCCACAGGTTTACAGCCTCCCTTATTCTTGGAAAGGAATATGAAGAGATAACCAAGGAAGAAAGACAGATGGCAAAAGCTATAAATTTTGGTCTTATTTATGGTATATCTCCAAAATCCCTTATGGAGTATGCAAAAAATAACTATGGAATAGATATAACCCTTAGAGAAGCTCAGAAATTCCACGAAAGATTTTTTGAGGTGTATTCTGGATTTAAAAAATGGCATGAAAAGGTAAAAGAGGAACTTTCTAAAAAACACACTATTGTTGTTTATTCTCTGCTTGGCAGGAGAATGGTTGTAAATAGATTTACAGAGGCGGTTAATTTTCCGATACAGGCTACAGGTAGCGATATGCTAAAAATGGCAGTTGTATTTTTTGGAAAACTAAAGGACGGCCTTGATGCACATATAGTGAACCTCGTTCATGATGAGATTGTGGTTGATGTAAAAGAGGAAGATGCTCAGAAGGCAAAGGATGTTCTGTCAGAAAGTATGCTCCGTTCAGGGAAGATACTTCTTAAGAAAGTTCCTGTTGAGTTTGAGGCAGAAGTAGTGGAAAGCTGGGCTGAAAAGTAG
- a CDS encoding heavy metal-binding domain-containing protein produces the protein MILTTTDTISGRQIKEYKDIVAAEAVIGVNVIRDLFASIRDFLGGRTRSYEKELNKYRQKLLEELQEQAAEKGANAVVGINFSYEMYESMLMISVWGTAVVVE, from the coding sequence ATGATTTTAACCACAACAGACACAATATCAGGCAGACAAATAAAGGAATACAAAGATATTGTTGCTGCTGAGGCAGTTATAGGAGTAAACGTAATAAGGGATTTGTTTGCAAGTATAAGGGATTTTTTAGGTGGCAGAACCCGTTCCTATGAAAAAGAGTTAAACAAATACAGACAAAAATTACTGGAAGAACTGCAGGAGCAGGCTGCCGAAAAGGGAGCAAATGCAGTTGTAGGAATAAATTTTTCCTATGAGATGTATGAGTCTATGCTTATGATTTCTGTATGGGGGACAGCTGTAGTAGTTGAGTAG
- a CDS encoding nicotinamidase, with amino-acid sequence MKLKINDFDALIVVDMQNDFMPGGALPVPDGDKIVPVLNQYIKLFADRGNPVYFTRDWHPSDHISFKGHGGIWPPHCVQDTEGAKFHPELQIPLDNKFIISKGTSRDFDAYSGFQGTILDQLLKERGIKRLFVGGVATDYCVKNTVLGGLNLGYQVFVLEDAIKGVEANKGDIEKAIKQMLEKGAVFISYGEVR; translated from the coding sequence ATGAAGCTAAAAATAAATGATTTTGATGCCCTTATAGTTGTTGATATGCAAAATGATTTTATGCCAGGAGGAGCTTTGCCTGTTCCAGACGGAGATAAGATTGTTCCTGTTTTAAACCAGTATATAAAGCTTTTTGCAGATAGAGGAAATCCTGTTTATTTTACAAGGGACTGGCATCCGTCAGACCATATATCATTTAAAGGACATGGTGGTATATGGCCTCCCCATTGTGTTCAGGATACAGAAGGGGCAAAATTCCATCCAGAACTTCAAATACCACTGGACAACAAATTTATTATCTCAAAAGGAACATCAAGGGATTTTGATGCATATTCAGGTTTTCAGGGAACTATTTTAGACCAGCTCCTTAAGGAAAGGGGAATAAAAAGGCTTTTTGTCGGTGGAGTTGCTACAGACTACTGCGTTAAAAACACTGTTTTAGGCGGACTTAATCTTGGTTATCAGGTATTTGTTCTTGAAGATGCAATAAAAGGAGTAGAGGCGAATAAAGGAGATATAGAAAAGGCTATAAAACAGATGCTTGAAAAAGGAGCAGTATTTATAAGTTATGGAGAGGTAAGATGA
- a CDS encoding TraR/DksA C4-type zinc finger protein, with amino-acid sequence MKHLTPEQIEELKQALLEWREKLLSETQENVGEPLSYEGGDEIDRADAEAGRLVMLRNLDRDRKVLKRIEMTLQKIEYGTYGICEMCGAEIPYERLKARPIAKLCINCKEVEEENE; translated from the coding sequence ATGAAACATTTAACACCTGAACAGATTGAAGAGCTAAAGCAGGCACTTTTAGAATGGAGGGAAAAACTCCTGAGTGAAACTCAGGAAAATGTTGGAGAGCCCCTTTCCTATGAAGGTGGAGATGAGATTGATAGAGCCGACGCAGAAGCAGGCAGACTTGTTATGCTGAGAAACCTTGATAGAGATAGAAAAGTTTTAAAAAGAATAGAGATGACCCTTCAAAAAATAGAGTATGGCACTTATGGAATATGCGAGATGTGCGGTGCAGAAATTCCATACGAAAGATTAAAGGCAAGACCAATTGCAAAACTTTGCATAAATTGTAAAGAAGTAGAGGAAGAAAACGAGTAG
- the aroD gene encoding type I 3-dehydroquinate dehydratase encodes MGNYPLVVLPVSDENLENIVPIAVDKKIDMVELRIDQFSNLEIDYILEKARFVKKYDLGIIATVRSEQEGGTAIPDEERIKIFEAVVEYSDILDIELTSTSINQKVIEIAQDEGKLSLVSYHDFEKTPPEEEIQEIIDKAAALSPDIIKYAFKINSHEDVSRILCITAKNRDKKLVAIGMGEEGKITRVAGFFFGSILTYTYIGKSFAPGQIEASKLIEELKFYGLRS; translated from the coding sequence ATGGGAAATTATCCACTTGTTGTTTTGCCTGTAAGCGATGAAAATCTTGAGAATATCGTTCCTATAGCAGTTGATAAAAAGATAGATATGGTTGAGCTTCGGATAGACCAGTTTTCTAATCTGGAGATAGATTACATTCTGGAAAAGGCCAGATTTGTAAAAAAATACGACCTTGGGATAATAGCAACTGTCAGGTCTGAGCAGGAAGGTGGAACAGCAATACCTGATGAAGAAAGGATAAAGATATTTGAGGCAGTTGTTGAATACTCTGACATACTGGATATAGAACTTACATCAACCTCTATAAACCAAAAAGTGATAGAAATAGCACAAGATGAAGGTAAACTTTCCCTTGTTTCTTACCATGATTTTGAGAAAACCCCACCTGAAGAGGAAATTCAGGAAATAATAGATAAAGCAGCTGCTTTATCCCCTGATATTATCAAATATGCCTTCAAAATAAATAGCCACGAGGATGTGAGCCGTATATTATGTATAACTGCAAAAAATAGAGATAAAAAGCTTGTTGCTATAGGAATGGGAGAAGAAGGGAAAATAACAAGGGTTGCAGGATTTTTCTTTGGGTCTATACTGACTTATACCTACATAGGCAAGTCCTTTGCTCCAGGACAGATTGAGGCCTCTAAGCTTATTGAAGAGCTTAAATTTTATGGATTAAGGAGTTAA
- a CDS encoding type II secretion system F family protein, whose protein sequence is MPFFRYKAYNQEGKEISAVEEAISVSHLKEILKKKGLIPYEIEEVSSLKKKRKSILQLEIFSKNKISKEELALLLYEIGILLERNVHITQIFDILSRQLENPVLKDTLLSAREYIQEGSSIADAFDKTGVFPKFLVEMIRAGETSGALDKVFLSASEFIEKQEEFKRKILNALIYPVVVIIVAFVSVIIIMNFVVPTITKIYAQFGKELPTLTKIVVYLSKLTSIFLKVSPVLIILGFLGYKKFITKEMIDSLKLRIPFFKKVHLYTIYLTWSNTMSLLLKGGLTLDRAIQIANETINNAVLKKDFDTVAKEITKGKSLSQLLEKYKLLPENSIQLIKIGEETGQLEKMLGLISQIYRKQTDRLITIFLSYLEPAVLILLSVVIGFFVFATLLPIFSLSVK, encoded by the coding sequence ATGCCATTTTTCAGATATAAAGCATACAATCAGGAAGGAAAGGAAATTTCAGCAGTTGAAGAGGCTATTTCAGTATCACATCTAAAGGAAATTCTAAAGAAAAAAGGATTAATTCCTTATGAGATAGAAGAAGTTTCTTCCCTTAAGAAAAAAAGAAAATCTATTCTCCAGCTTGAGATATTTTCAAAAAATAAGATAAGCAAAGAAGAATTGGCACTCCTTTTATATGAGATAGGAATTCTACTTGAAAGAAATGTCCATATTACCCAGATATTTGATATACTGTCCAGACAACTGGAAAACCCTGTTTTAAAGGACACTTTACTTTCTGCCAGAGAATATATTCAGGAAGGAAGTAGCATTGCAGATGCTTTTGATAAGACAGGTGTCTTTCCGAAATTTCTTGTTGAGATGATTAGGGCAGGGGAAACCTCAGGTGCACTGGACAAAGTATTTCTATCGGCATCAGAATTTATAGAAAAGCAGGAAGAGTTCAAAAGAAAAATTCTAAACGCCCTGATTTATCCTGTTGTTGTCATTATTGTGGCTTTTGTTTCCGTAATTATAATAATGAACTTCGTTGTTCCAACTATCACCAAAATATATGCCCAGTTTGGCAAAGAACTTCCTACTCTTACAAAAATTGTTGTTTATCTATCAAAACTCACATCTATTTTTCTGAAGGTTTCTCCAGTTCTTATTATTCTTGGATTTTTAGGCTATAAAAAATTTATAACAAAAGAGATGATAGATAGCCTAAAACTGAGAATTCCATTTTTCAAAAAGGTTCATTTATATACAATCTATCTCACATGGAGTAACACTATGTCCCTTTTACTAAAAGGAGGACTTACACTTGATAGAGCTATACAGATTGCCAATGAAACAATAAACAATGCTGTTTTAAAAAAGGATTTTGATACTGTTGCAAAGGAAATAACAAAAGGAAAATCCCTTTCACAGCTTCTTGAAAAATATAAACTACTACCTGAAAATAGCATCCAGCTTATAAAAATAGGGGAAGAAACGGGACAGCTGGAAAAGATGCTGGGTCTGATATCCCAGATATACAGAAAACAGACAGACAGATTAATCACAATATTCCTCAGTTATCTGGAGCCAGCTGTTTTGATACTCCTTTCTGTTGTAATCGGTTTCTTTGTATTTGCAACCCTTTTACCAATATTCAGCCTCAGTGTTAAATGA
- the gspE gene encoding type II secretion system ATPase GspE has product MTLKELTVDFLRENQIIPVDENRIYITKNTPFYAIEDIRFLTGKTPETILISEEEFNEKLEEYISNLENEIEEEEIKEETFLEDLLTGSDAPVIQLINSLFLKAIRANASDIHFEPFSDKVVVRFRMDGVLHEISTIPLNTYPQVVSRIKIISRLNVAEKRLPQDGRIKVKIGDKKLDMRVSTLPTVFGERIVIRLLDKSNKLLTLEELGFLPEDLEKYRRIIKKPYGLVLITGPTGSGKSTTLYASLLELKTPRKNIITIEDPVEYQIDGISQIQVNPKINLTFANGLRSILRQDPDIIMVGEIRDLETAEIAIHASMTGHLVLSTLHTNDAPSAVARLVDMGVEPFLIASSLEGVIAQRLVRTICENCKTEYTPSDAEVEEIRKHYKKPVEIKDLYKGEGCQECLGTGYKGRMAIYEIMEVDEDLRTTISKNPETTILKQKAIDKGMKTLIEDGISKVLQGRTTLEEVLQVAQV; this is encoded by the coding sequence TTGACCCTCAAAGAATTAACAGTTGACTTTCTAAGGGAAAATCAGATAATACCTGTTGATGAAAACAGGATATACATAACCAAAAATACACCTTTTTATGCCATAGAAGACATCAGATTTCTTACAGGTAAAACCCCTGAAACCATACTGATTTCTGAAGAAGAATTCAATGAAAAATTAGAAGAATATATCTCAAACCTTGAAAATGAAATTGAAGAAGAAGAGATAAAGGAAGAGACTTTCCTTGAAGACCTGTTAACAGGTTCAGATGCCCCTGTAATACAGCTTATAAACTCCCTCTTTTTAAAAGCAATCAGAGCAAATGCCAGTGATATTCACTTTGAACCATTTTCAGATAAGGTTGTGGTTAGATTTAGAATGGATGGAGTGTTGCACGAAATATCAACAATTCCCTTAAATACATATCCACAGGTTGTATCCCGTATAAAAATAATTTCCAGACTAAATGTTGCAGAAAAAAGGCTGCCACAGGACGGCAGAATAAAGGTAAAAATCGGGGATAAAAAGCTTGATATGAGGGTGTCTACCCTACCTACTGTTTTCGGAGAAAGAATTGTTATCAGGCTTTTAGATAAATCCAACAAATTACTTACCCTTGAGGAACTGGGATTTTTACCTGAAGACCTTGAAAAATACAGAAGAATTATAAAAAAACCATACGGACTTGTGCTAATCACAGGTCCCACAGGTTCAGGTAAATCAACAACCCTTTATGCATCCCTTCTGGAGCTTAAAACACCCCGTAAAAATATAATCACCATAGAAGACCCTGTGGAATACCAGATAGACGGTATCAGTCAGATACAGGTAAACCCCAAAATAAACCTTACATTTGCAAATGGTTTAAGAAGTATCCTAAGACAAGACCCTGATATTATAATGGTTGGTGAGATAAGGGATTTGGAAACAGCAGAAATAGCAATCCATGCCTCAATGACAGGACATCTTGTTTTATCTACACTTCATACAAATGATGCTCCTTCAGCTGTTGCAAGGCTTGTTGATATGGGAGTTGAACCATTTTTAATTGCTTCATCTCTGGAAGGAGTAATAGCACAAAGGCTTGTAAGAACTATCTGTGAAAACTGTAAAACAGAATATACACCTTCAGATGCAGAAGTTGAGGAAATCAGGAAACATTACAAAAAACCTGTTGAGATAAAAGATTTGTACAAAGGAGAAGGCTGTCAGGAATGCCTTGGAACAGGCTACAAAGGGAGAATGGCCATATATGAAATAATGGAAGTTGATGAGGATTTAAGAACTACTATATCAAAGAACCCAGAGACAACTATCCTGAAACAAAAAGCCATTGATAAAGGAATGAAAACACTTATTGAGGACGGTATTTCTAAAGTCCTTCAAGGCAGAACAACACTTGAAGAAGTTCTACAGGTTGCACAGGTGTAA
- the gspD gene encoding type II secretion system secretin GspD, which translates to MKSGKKIIAIFIAIFLIFSGNIFAAESNLQKILQQAEEFKKTGKVYFNFEKIDLKLLTYFISGLTGRNIILGSDVKGEVSLIFPEPVSIDEAWNIYTSVLKARNYLLIDKGNFYEVISVGLYRNNIPPLKTKPDGSEDLITYVYKFRHADVTQAVNILRGLKSPRGLIFTYNPANIVVITDTQANIKNLKKVISMIDTSGGNTQIKVYKLQFANSSEVTPALNTLFSDYAKRGIQVKVYNIKSQNAVVIKAPSDIFNEINSLISQLDKPTSNVISRRFDVIYLKNSKAEEVANVINKLLENIRLISYKSGQGGKKKKTVPINRYSQSSQEKPKVVADKSSNSLIIYGNENEITAIKDIVSKLDKQKRQVLVTALITEVSEQALREIGVRWQIFGSQGGAAFRGGISQDGFYNLIGSSNFVAGVLSTSGQTVEVSGTPLFFPDLLFLFSLLERGTGFNIVSSPKILTMDNMEASINVSQVTPFAQSVKFDINGNPIINYDYKEVGLILKVTPHISDDNIVMDIHQEVNEVIGFEKPQIGQLSYVVPITSKRELNTTITVTNGKTIVLGGLVSKKTIKTMEGVPLLSSIPLIGNAFKYKSDDMSKTNLFIFLTPYIIKTPEDLAKITEEHRKLSEELMKKTQKQEKKERSIDKKENTDTFEDYRRKYFGG; encoded by the coding sequence ATGAAATCAGGTAAAAAAATAATAGCTATATTTATAGCAATCTTTCTTATATTTAGCGGAAACATATTCGCAGCAGAGAGCAATCTCCAAAAAATTCTCCAACAAGCAGAAGAGTTTAAGAAAACAGGAAAAGTTTATTTTAACTTTGAAAAAATAGATTTAAAACTACTTACCTACTTTATATCAGGGCTTACCGGCAGAAATATAATACTTGGCAGTGATGTTAAAGGTGAAGTTTCCCTTATTTTCCCTGAACCTGTATCAATAGATGAGGCATGGAATATTTACACTTCCGTTCTAAAAGCAAGAAATTACTTACTTATAGATAAAGGAAACTTTTATGAAGTAATATCTGTAGGTTTATACAGAAACAATATACCTCCATTAAAAACAAAACCTGACGGTTCAGAAGACCTTATAACTTATGTTTACAAATTCAGGCATGCAGACGTGACCCAGGCTGTAAATATACTTAGAGGCTTAAAATCACCCCGTGGACTAATATTCACATACAACCCTGCAAATATTGTGGTAATCACAGATACACAGGCAAATATAAAAAATCTAAAAAAAGTTATATCTATGATTGACACATCAGGAGGTAACACCCAGATAAAAGTTTATAAACTCCAATTTGCAAACTCCTCAGAAGTAACTCCTGCACTGAACACCCTATTTTCAGATTATGCAAAAAGAGGAATTCAGGTTAAAGTCTATAATATAAAATCCCAGAATGCTGTAGTTATAAAAGCCCCCTCAGATATTTTTAATGAGATTAACTCACTAATCTCCCAACTGGATAAACCAACCTCAAATGTAATCAGCAGAAGATTTGATGTAATTTATCTTAAAAACTCAAAGGCAGAAGAAGTAGCAAATGTTATTAATAAACTCCTTGAAAATATACGGCTTATTTCTTATAAATCGGGGCAAGGAGGAAAGAAGAAAAAAACAGTTCCCATCAACAGATATTCCCAGAGTTCACAGGAAAAACCAAAAGTTGTTGCAGATAAATCTTCAAACTCATTGATAATCTATGGAAACGAAAATGAAATCACAGCAATAAAAGATATAGTAAGCAAATTAGACAAGCAAAAAAGACAGGTTCTTGTAACTGCTCTTATTACCGAAGTATCAGAACAAGCATTAAGAGAAATTGGAGTTAGATGGCAAATCTTTGGAAGTCAGGGAGGAGCAGCATTCAGAGGAGGTATATCACAAGATGGATTTTATAACCTAATAGGTTCTTCAAATTTTGTTGCTGGTGTTCTTTCCACATCAGGCCAGACAGTAGAGGTATCAGGAACTCCTCTCTTTTTCCCAGACTTATTATTCTTATTTTCTCTTCTTGAAAGAGGGACAGGATTTAACATTGTTTCTTCACCTAAGATATTGACTATGGACAATATGGAAGCCTCTATAAATGTTTCTCAGGTAACACCATTCGCCCAGAGTGTTAAATTTGATATTAACGGAAATCCTATTATCAATTATGATTACAAAGAGGTGGGTCTTATTCTAAAAGTTACTCCCCATATCTCAGATGATAATATTGTTATGGACATTCATCAGGAAGTAAATGAAGTAATAGGCTTTGAAAAACCACAGATAGGACAACTAAGCTACGTAGTTCCTATTACATCAAAAAGAGAACTCAATACAACTATAACAGTTACCAATGGAAAAACAATAGTTCTTGGCGGACTGGTATCCAAAAAAACAATCAAAACAATGGAAGGTGTGCCTTTATTATCTTCCATACCTCTAATTGGAAATGCTTTTAAATATAAGTCGGACGATATGAGTAAAACAAATCTATTTATCTTTCTCACCCCTTACATAATAAAAACCCCTGAGGATTTAGCAAAAATAACAGAAGAACATAGAAAACTAAGCGAAGAATTAATGAAAAAGACACAAAAACAGGAAAAAAAGGAAAGAAGTATTGATAAAAAGGAAAATACAGATACATTTGAGGATTACAGGAGAAAATACTTTGGAGGATAA